From Anastrepha obliqua isolate idAnaObli1 chromosome 3, idAnaObli1_1.0, whole genome shotgun sequence:
cgagagataaattggtcaccgaaacgacgacgccgattgatttcaatggatgtaaGGGCTATTCtggaatggcttcgggttgctcttcagcacaaatatgacaattttgcttattgacgctGCCACTTAGCCAAAAACGGGACTCATCGCCATACATAAGATGGCCTGAGCGTGCGGTGACTACTTTTCACAGACCGTCGAGCTCCATGTTGTTGAGGCATacgtctttccatgatgaaattgtCAAatgaatacagaaaaaaatatgtatttagtttgacagtagacACACGCGAACTGtcaaaaaattctattcgaaaaattagcttcaatctgatcaccctttacagtgaaacctcccttGGACGGACACTCATCATCAGTCaccttttttatatcaaaaaatgacagcttcaaaagtgacatctcccgaaatagcgggctattcaaaataacacctgttattggaaaaccctttatatacaatCAAGAGATGCCGGACTCGATACCTGCCCTATACTGTCAAGAGCATGAAATCGAATTGTCTTGACGTTAATAAAGGTGAAAACTTCCGATGAACGACACTCGAAAGTAGAACCAGTAAACGGCTTCCAAAgcccaaatatatgtatatgtatgcatgtatgaacgttacgtaatcgaaaaaacaaaaacaagcactCATCCATGAATGCTAAAATAcacgtaaatacatacaaacctaCTTACGTGTGATTGCAGACGAACCGCTACTAGATTACGATTGCGTAggaaatttgtaatttataatgTTAGATTATCAATCAAGCATTTTTATATGGCTTCTAGCTTAGCTAGCAAAGCTTATTGGGGCAATAAACTCAACAATGTTCGTAATCCGTGCCAGGTAGGCGCacttttaagtaaatatcatatgATATTTTTAACTCCCCCTGTCATTTTGGTCACCGaaaattcatattatattaagtCAGCTGAATTGAATGTAAcggtcatattttgaatttaagggTCAGAAATTGTGAATTATTAAACTTACGTGGTTTTCTTTcacaattattttaaacaaatgatAGCCTCTCAAATATTCTTTCTCGAATTCTAGACCTTAATTCTATTActgtaatattaattttccCTTACTTGATTTCCTGTATACTTCTTCGTTTCTTCCTGGTCTATAGAATTATATGAGTTTAATGCCTTTTGTACTGATATTGAGACTGCTAGTTTTGCCTTTAGAGAGTTTGTgtgatataaattttaatgaactgagaaaacatcaaaacttgataaagaaaaatttcaaaacatttaagTTATCGAGCTCCATCGCTCATaatgataaatattttgaagagaaaatataataaatatttatttaccaaattaatgtctaacaaaatttagaaaagacatttaaaatattaattcaaaactaaaatacaaactTTACAATATTTGAGATTAAAACGTGTAGTACAATAATTACTTAGTCCTCCCATAATATCTGTTATAAGTTAAGTCCAttacagatatgaaattataatattttttaaaatgaattatattatattttataaattattaatgtatttatttctatatggcAATAGCTTCTACTtgttaacatttaatttttcttatatggcAATGCCCTAAAATTGTACTAACTACTAGATGTCTTTTTTCTACttctaaatttgaattttataaaaggATTACCTCCGTTTGGTAATCGGCGGTGAGCAGAGCTAAGGTGCTTGCCAATGACTACTTTTGTAGTGTGGCTGGCCGCTGCAAATCAGTTGTTGCTCTTGCTCGCGCAGCTTACTAAACGCGTTTGATCTTTTTAGTTTTCCGGCGTTTTTCTTACCTTTAACGATACGTTTTAAAATAAACGCAACTCTACAAAATACAAGAGTTATATTCATGGTAAATCAAATTTATTGTAAAGTAATTACAACTCCACaatgttagttttatttaatcatgtaaatttaaaacctaacaaatttcattttcattcgaaatgataACCATTTGCTTTACACAAGCCTTTAAACGATTAGGCtgttcagctattgcagcacgcacggtttccatggatattgacgtcgatAGTttaaccaaagattgtttgatatcttccaaatttttgtgaggtcttcgacaggccacgTTCTGCAATTCTGATCACAAACTATAGtctaatggattcagatctggccAGACGGTCAATCTTCTACGGCTAtcaacccaggaatattgttctTTAGTTACTGCTGGGTGGTTTCAGCCTTATggactggagcggaatcttgctgaaaggtccaacgctctccattgaagagagtactgctcaacgaCATCTACACGCCTTCCAAGACATCAATCTGATACAATTTTGCCCCTgccttaacccctttttcgcagaaatgaagagatataACGCTTTTTCAAGACATTCGTCACCAAACAATTACGGGAGCTGGATGATGGCCACGCAGAACGATTGCAACAACATTTGTTGTGTCTTTCAGAGGTAATGAatttacctacatatatttaatttctgtAATTTTCAAGTTTCCGAAACTAAAAGAggtattaaaaagaaaagcatTGGAAAAAACACACATAAAAATTCCCTGGCCAAAATTGAACTTTTTAAGCTACGCATTCCATGCAAATGGTTTGGCAGTGACTTgggcaaataatttttctcaatgGACacatgtttttgtaaaatttctgtCTAAATTCCGAGGGCAGAATTCACATAAACGCTTCTTTTCCTTCTAATTCTGGAATAATTTCTTGTTCGTGTAAAACGCTGAATGAGAAACCGCAACTCCCGACGCAATGTTTTAATTGTGCTTCGTCAAGCTAGATAAGCTTCAATTAGGGAAAATGCCAAagatttaatgaaatatttgcgtttaATATTCTGCCTCATATGgaaagtgtcaaatattataTGAGAATTTATACAACCAATATGaaccatatgaaaaaaaataaagcggACTACTCATTAGTCAGATTTCAGTTTCTCTACTACGCCAGCAAACCTTCAGTATGtttgtaaaattcaataatttcggAAAGTTTTATATCGatgttttacaataatttttcataGTTGATAGTTGCAGTTTGGGAACtttcaactgaaaaaaattatgaaatacctttaattatttataatttttcattctatTGCCACCATCGATGCTGTCAATTATTTCGTCAGCGTTTTTCTCTTCTAACCAAATTTCGAGCTTCTTGTTGCCAAAACAGTAGCGGATAACGAGGGAATggcgtaacataacataacatagcccTGGACCCTGTGCTATAAACTGTTAACATTGAAACTTAAAGCATAGAATGGGGGTTCCGTTACAAGTTAAGCAACCTCGAGTATGCTGTTGGTTTAGTTGTTATATCAAATCGCCATGCTCATATGCAAACACAGAAATCACGGGTCGCAGAAGAATCTGAGAAAGTGGGTCTCATCACAAACACAGATAAAACTAAATCTATGCGAATCAACGCCAGCAATGATGCGCATTCCAATATAAGTGGCAATCTAAATACTGAAGAAGAGCCTTGCTCTTAAAtactcaaaactattttttttttcgttaaaaaatttagtttagtaaaaatgttatttaaaaacaaaaatggatgaCTGATTTTACGTCAGCTTCTATAACTATTTGTGCCTCTAGGAAAATATGAGCAATGAGTAATTAATGATTTATGtacaatataattaaaataaactcaaacatACAcactgatttttataaaaatgttctaCTAAATTCTAAATTCTCATCGAATAAAACTGGGTCTTATTTatcttttatgtacatacatgtgtacgtaTAAATACGCTATATTTTTTTACGGGTCAacagtttgttttatttatttacaacacCAGAATTGGATTCAATCCAATCCAAGTATGAAGTGATGCGAGTAAATACACCTGGCCAGCCAACTTCACATCCAAGGGCAATGCCAAAAGAAGTGGCTCCAATCAACACAGTCTCTTCACCATCGTTGTATACCAATGGACCGCCGGAGTCACCATTGCAAGTGGAAGTGCCACCAGTAGTCTTAATGCAGATATGCGTTGAGTAAACTGCGCCGAGGAACCACCTGTTGCATACAGTATTGGACATAATGGGTACCTCAACCCAGCGCAATACATCGGTGGCACTTGTGGCACCTATGCAGAGATGCAAgtgaaatataattaataagcaaaaacatTCTATTCCGATTGTTGAACTTACTGTCGCTAATCTTTCCCCATCCAGAGGCAATCACTTGTTCGCCTTCGTAGGTCGAGTATGAGGATGATATTTTAGGCAAAGCAACTGGTTGGATGTattctaaaatattcaaaattattagatAGAaggtagatatatatttttttgttgttgaggaAGTGTAAAATTACGTACCGTTAAATTCAATAGAAACTGGAAATTTAATAAGGGAAATGTCGTTCAAAAGAAGACTAGAATCCCAATCTTCATGAATGACTATATTCTTCGCAGATACGTAAACAATTTGTTggttattttctgttttatcaGTGCGATTCCAAGCGCCCAAATATACGTCAACGCCAGTTCTGCAAAAATAAGACACAATTAAAAATGgtgtaaaagttttcaaattatataatgcccagaaatataaataaatacgtatgaacgaatttttgtgcTAGCTATTAGGAAATGTGTCGGTCAAATAGCGAGACTGACACAAGGAACAAGGAAATACGCCTGCGCCTTTATCTGGTTTTGcaacatgaaataaaataaaatgttttacagcGACAATGACGTTATTTAATAGCTGCACACGCCTATAAGTACTCGCACTTACGCCCCGTCTGTGCAATGGGCAGCTGTAACCACCCAACGATCAGAGATCAAGCTACCGCCGCACCAAGCAGAACCTGCGGCAAAGTACAACAATAAACCAACTTGATAGGGGAATTGCATAGGTTCCGCCAAATTGCCATTGGTAATACGTCCTGTGTTACCGTTGATAGGCATACGGGGATTTAATGGTATTTGTGGATGTACATCCAACGAGGCCACTTTAGACCAATCAACTTGGTTGGTGGACGCGATTGCGCTGCCAATAAGGCATGCAGCCAAAATGATTAGCACTTTCATCTTTACTGTTGAACTCACAAAGAACTAGCCGATTGATTTTACATTGATTGGTTTTATACTTTTGCATTATCTAGAGTCGTACTTGTGTACTTGTGGCACATGGGCGAAAATGTATGGTCGTGAGGAACCTCGATAAGATAAGTATTAATTTATAGCACAGAATACATCTAAAATCGGTCGGATATTATTTATAGCAGCCATTATGGTACTTACGAGTATAAACTGGTAATCAAAAACTATGGAATTTGCTTTGAAATCAAAGCTACAATATTAGTCGTCTATGTTTataaaatcaggattttccaaATTGTGAGAGCAAAATGTGACGGTTAGATCGAGTTTCTCATTACGCCCAGATGAAGCAGTAGAAGCATTAGTGAGAAATATGTCCCACAAGTTCCTCCGATTCATCATCCATGGGTGGGCTAGTAAGCAAAGGGGCATATAAACATAAAGTAGGATGCGTCAGCATTTAGCATGAATGTTAAATGAGGCCTGCCGCCCACTGTAGTTTATTTCAAACAGAAGGAGCTGTCTTCAAACAGTTTATTGTAACATTAGTCAATTCgaaattagtttttagtttagttaaaCTAATGATGAGTGCGAAACATAGCAGTATTCTGAGAATTTGTAGTGCCAATGAACTGGATGGTCAGATCAGTTTCAGTAGACTCCAACATAGTCCAGTCATCTGGTAATTTGACCTGGAAAATTTTGCGGGAGCTTTgaaactggataatttttatagatttggGATGCTCTTTTCGAATTTCAGCTTTACCACCTCGTATCTGCGACGCTAGCGCCGccatattgaaaaaatggcgCCCAAAAACAGTTTTCTTACAAGATCTCCATTCCGACGCATTTTATGAGaaaacatatgcatacaaaattaaattagagataatttcctacattttatgttataacgatttttttgtaaaatcaatagtTTTTGCCGTATGAGCGCCACAAAGTACATTTTAATAtgcgttttcgaaaaaaactcaTTTCCACTCTACCTGGAGGTAGAGTAAGCGGCGCGTTTTTTTTATCGTGGTGCCCCCTGTAGGCCTAATCCACATGTGATGCACACTTTCGAAAATTTAGCGCAATCTCCTACATTTTACCGTTCCTGATGGACCAGGCGATGCGAGTTCGTCTTGGGCACCGATCAAGACGTCGCAGACTGAAATCTTGTCCGCATCATCTGCGATACGATTATCAGACTCATCACAATCCTCTTCGTTGTCCGTTTCATCAAACGTTTGCTCTGAAATAGTcgcagtttcttcttcttcatcgtaaTCCAATTGCACTTGCGAATTTTTACAAGCACCACTACAATTTGTGCATGTAACGGAGCATTTTAACCCAGCTTTTCTACATCCACAGGCCTTCTGACATCCCTTTTTACATTTACAAGAAATAAGTTTTAACAAGGATTCTGGAGCTGAGGCTCGAGTGTCGTAACAGGAACTAAcccatttttgtttctgttccaTCCCCATTGTTCTGCATTTTGTTCATTCCCGCACCACTGCCGAACCTGGTGATAGGTTCGGAATGAATGCTCTCGTGCTACTGCCTCTGTTGGTGGTAGGGAcgcaatattaaatttattttgtgaagCATGCATATCTGTACTTATTtaaagacatgattttcttacttttcacaTTACTGTAACCGTATAATTCAAGAAGAAAACGTTCTCCTGCTTTAGCAATAATCTCTGAATGAATTTCATTTTTCCTTGATAAAAGAGTGCACGTGTTGTATCACATCCACTGAATGCATGCAGAAATATAATATGACCTGCAGCGGTTTAATCTATAATACTTTCAGTGGAATATATTTGTTATAGATTGTAGAGCGAATATCTTCTATAACAATCTCTTCTGCTGTCTTCACAATACGCCGACGTTCTTCTGCTTTGTATTCACTTTTTTTGATTGTACCAGGCTTCTGTTAATAGCTTAAGTCTTGTATTTCGGAAACAAACCACCGGAGCC
This genomic window contains:
- the LOC129241962 gene encoding transmembrane protease serine 9-like, yielding MKVLIILAACLIGSAIASTNQVDWSKVASLDVHPQIPLNPRMPINGNTGRITNGNLAEPMQFPYQVGLLLYFAAGSAWCGGSLISDRWVVTAAHCTDGATGVDVYLGAWNRTDKTENNQQIVYVSAKNIVIHEDWDSSLLLNDISLIKFPVSIEFNEYIQPVALPKISSSYSTYEGEQVIASGWGKISDSATSATDVLRWVEVPIMSNTVCNRWFLGAVYSTHICIKTTGGTSTCNGDSGGPLVYNDGEETVLIGATSFGIALGCEVGWPGVFTRITSYLDWIESNSGVVNKLFPFDPLQRKMKILIVFVLALASALAYSVPDQPGFIEDLPSSPVLSGRITNGIQASSGQFPYQAGLSLTRSNGNFWCGGSLIGSTWILTAAHCTNKVTKVTVYLGSTRRTSSKASYTVTSSSIYQHTGYVERTLANDISLIKIPAVSYSSEISAIKLPSISSSYSSYAGSYGIISGWGRISDTSSVASNLNYARLPIITNSVCASTYGTSTVTSNTICVATPNGVSTCQGDSGGPLALESNGVLVGVTSFVSKNGCASGAPAGFVRVTSYLNWIKEKTGIYY